The Acanthochromis polyacanthus isolate Apoly-LR-REF ecotype Palm Island chromosome 10, KAUST_Apoly_ChrSc, whole genome shotgun sequence genome includes the window GACCAGACAAatcagtttcatgtttttaagcaCAACTTTGTGCAAAGAGCAGCTGTTAGAGAAACGAGTAGAGAGGTCGTTTCATGGcaacttttaaaatgtaaataaaatgctttttttgcatttgcattgcattttattttgcaggGTGGGAGCATATTTGCATAAAAATGTTGCAGCACATTGTGCTGTGCAGACTAAAATGCATTAAAGCAGTATTCTTCATCTGGTTGATTCCAGGACCAGTCAGGCTGTGGGTTGTTGTAAGTCACAAATTCAGtaatattttttcagaaatgacCGTACAAAGATAAGTGTtgtgataaatttgaaataaatactCCTTTAAGATTCTCAAAAATGCCCTTTATGTTTGGATTTTTACTTCAACGGTATAAAAGGACCTCTAACTGTACACTATTGCTCTCCCAAGTTAATATATGTTGTGTTAGTTTCATTgtgacttttaaaatgtttgaagaaaatgtTGTACTTATAGCCTGAACACAAAAATATGTCAAGGATCATCCTGCAGCAAGAACAAGAAGTTTAAACCACTTAATCTGTGTCACAATTTGTGAGTTAAACCAGTATAACGATAATAATATACTTTATAACATCTTTCCAAATTACAAGGAGTTACGAAATGCTTCACACAAAAAAGgagcagttatttttttaaaaaaaactgtgaaaatacattatAAAACATTGTACAAAAGCCTGTCTATGCAAGTGGGCTTTCAAAGAggtttttctgacagatgaaatgcTGGACCAGCTTCAATGAATTGCTGCAGTTGGTAACATTGCATTGCTGCaactttatttgaaagaaaatcaactTGAAGTTTCCAGTTTTTCCAACTTTAGCATCTGCTTTACCCAAACTAAAACAGAGCCCTTGATATTAGCTTGGTCTTTACTCTTTTCTCTGTAAtactgaaagaaaacagcagttgagttacaacagaaaaatctgaagaaagaTGTACAATGCTAAAcctaatttttgcacttttgcagAAATTCAATGTAATTCCAAGTGGATAGAAACCCCCAGAGTAAACTCTCTTCGCCAAAAGCAGAAAGTTAAGTGAGATTTATCTGAAACCGTACTTCAATTAAACTTCAGTTAAACTGTTTAAGTTTAACTGAAGCTTGTTCCAAAGAGTCGgtgctaaaacactaaaaacttGAGCCTGTTTTATTTTAAGCCTGAAAATTATACCAGCAACTGATTCTCTGATCTGAAAGTCCACAGGTGCAGAATAAAGAGTTCAAAGTTTCAGGAGCCAGATGATGTATAGAATTAAAAGTAATCATGAGAATCTTAAATTGAAATCTGTATGAATGAAGAGCCGGCGTTCAAGTGTCTACGGACGAGTACAGGCTTGAAATATACACTCTAAAAACAGTAATTGTGCTCggcaataaaaaacaacagtttgcaCCAATATTTTGGACTTAAGAAAACTTTGAATTAAACTATattcaaccaacaaactgcaTTAAGGTATGGGAATTATGTAATCCAGCTTACTTAAAGATAAAATCATGTTGTTCCCAGTAGTATTTCATGTAATTTAAAAGGAGTTTCTAAGTGTTATGCAAGCAAacctaaaacatttaaaaaatgaaaaagttgcTTAGTTTTAGTTGAACTTGTTTATAGGCAGATGaaaggtgaagaaaaattaaTCATCAAACCAGTTTTGAGAAGTTATCTCaacttaaatttatttttaaatggagCAATACAAAAATATCTTTGTTTAAACTATGTGctatattaagttgatgcagtTACctatttaaagtatttttttggcttttttgtatttttacagatgTCCATGTTAGTTATTGTCTTATACAAATATTTCAGAATATAGAAAGTAAAAAGAAATTCAAGGAACTGAAGGGAAATTTAGAGCTTAACTTATGCACAGTGTCAGGTTGAGGGAGCTACCAGCAATATTAGgtcaaaacaacacattaaaacaactTTCGCAACCTGAAAGAGTTTATCCAAATGAGTAAATTAggattaatttttattttttttaaaagtctgaatAGCGTCCCGTGAGCTACTCTTTAGAGTGATATGGGATTTAATATTTCATGATTTACTGACAACATGGCCTGattcttgtttaattttgtcCATTAAACACATATTGATTAGAGTTCTGTATCTTCATTCTATATCACtttaattttacaattttaGAGACAAATGTCGAGGCTTGTTTAAAATGCAGACCTTATgtgtaattatttaacaggacatgttCATTGACTCCCGCTGGCTTTGACCTGTGATCCAGAGATCCATGTCTGAGCTGAGGAGCTTCACTGATTCCTCCAATGATGCTGATGTTCACAGAGAAGTCCGGCTCTGCGTACTCGCACTCGCTCAGGCGTCCGTGCGCGGCCCCGCGGGAGACGTCATGAGCGTCTTACTACCCAACATGGCGGACTTTGATACCATTTATGAGTTAGAAGACGAAGAGGATGAGCACGTAGTGAGCGACGAACACCTGCCCAGATACTGTCCGGAGCCCGTGGTTATGCGAGGGGCCGGGCACATCACCGTGTAAGCAGAGCCGCGTCTGTCGCTGCCGTCTGTCCGGGCGTCGCTTTGTTGTGCTTAGCCTGTGTAGCTGGAGCTAGCCTGCGAGCTAACGCAAATCACAACAACTAACAGTCATAGCCATATGTTTCGTGCAGGGGGTAGTTGGTTTGTACACAGGCGGGGTTTTACCACGATGTAAactaattttaactgttttatatCTTCATGGCAACTGTTAATCTAAACTGGCAGCCGATATTCACGGTGGCTAAGTTTACATGTGATGTACCGTTAACAGCTAAAAGTCTGATTAACGAGCAGATTAATGCATCAACATCAACCACGTGTTTATAACAGCCATTATTAAATCATCTTACTAATGTCGTCAGCTCAATCATAATCTAATGCTTCATTATTATCAGTTTTATCATTGTTTACATGGTGTCGTCAGCACATTAGCTGACACAGATATGTCGCTatgtatttgcacatttctttgTGATGATTAGATTTTCATGGTTCCCTGCTCTTCTCATGTAGACAAAgcagtcattttaaaataagaaattagCTCAAATCCTGGATCATATCTGTCTGTTCACCCTAAACTCCACATTTAATTTCTCTCTACCTGTTTTAACAAAACAGTCAGCTATGGCAAAGtgcctatttttaaaaagagtccTTTATAGTAGCCTAGAATATAATTTATATGATCCAGCTAATGAATTGTCATGCAAATGCCATACATCACAGATATATTGGTATAAATGAACAGTGCATATTAATCCACAGTTAGCACTACATAAGATGAAGCAAAAAACACGTCAGACTTCCAACATACAAGTTTCATAAATATGTCAATGCCACTCTACTATTCACATACTCTATATATACCTGGTTTAAATCCACCCattatctgtttgttttattaaaagaaaactccAAGGAAGATTCTCAATTATTTAACTACAGAAAGTGATCACACAATACACATATGAAAGTCAAGCCTTTAGTGGCCAGTGAAGAATTAAATAGGAATAGaaaaggcttttttgtgcatcctgTTAAGAGTTTTTGGTTTATTGTATGTTCTCGTGATTTTAGTTAAACTATCAAACTGTGACATATAAATAGTTTGTGAATAAGTATCAAacaatttatttctgttttgccTCAGTGTTATCCTGTCTTCTCATTTTGTTAATAGTTCAGataatttttatttctgcatCAAATGctccatgtttttttgtttttttacaggtttGGACTAAGCAACAGATTTGACACAGAATTTCCCTCTGTTCTCACGGGAAAGGTACAGtatctttttttacttttcttgcACTTCAGTCTTGCAGGCAGCTTTCTGTTCAAATCCAAGTGGGAAGAATTaagcaattaaagctgcagtggcTCCTTTGTTCTTTTGGGCCTTTAACAGCCCCAACTTCCCCATCCCGTCCCATTCAAACTTCTCAGAGTGGTTTTGATCTGATGGAGATGCATTATAAGCAGCGTGCCACACTGCATAGAAAGGAGGCTGAATGTGCTGCTGTCCGGCTCTGTAAATGAGTAAGCCGTCTATGGGGCTCGGTTGGCAGGGACCCCAGTGTTTCAGAGGGTCCAGCTCCAGgtgataaaataatgaaatggtGACTCTGCCGTAGACAAGAAAGGAAAACTTCCTGGGTCGGacgcagaaacacaaaaaggctGCAGGGGTAAGAGCAGGCCGAGGGAAGTGTGGGGCAATAAAAAGTACCTTCAGTATTGTGACCCAGGGTGACATGTGATGGATGAGGTCACAATTATGATGATTGAAGGGTGCAGATCAGGCCCTGCTGGGCTTTATTCTGAGGTCTTTGGCTGTTTGCAAAGAGACCTTTGCATCCTGTCATAAAAGATTACGACCCCTGTTTTATGGCGTACAGACTCGGTGAGGAATGAGCATCCATTCAAGTTGTTTGGCCGGCGCTGCCACAGGCACTGAGCTTATCTCTCCTTTGAGTCCCTCTTTGCCTTGAACAGTCTAGAGGTTGGTTAGCAAGCAAGTCAGGGGCAGAGTATTTAGAGAGCTCATCTCTGGACCTGTTGGTTTTCTAAAACTCTTTGATCTCTGTGGACAGGTTTCTTTTGAACTATGAGGAATCTTTCACTAAAACGCCACCAAAAAACCCTTCATTTGTCCTACTCCCTCTTGCTCTGAGATATTTCcttgtgttttctgattatGTCCTTCTCGTCACAGCTCCTCCAGAGACTGTTCATTTCGTTACACgtcctttctttctgttttaggTAGCACCAGAGGAATTCAAAACCAGCATCAGCAGAGTGAATGCTTGTTTGAAGAAGAACTTGCCTGTGAATGTGAAGTGGCTTCTTTGCGGCTGCCTGTGTTGTTGCTGTACAGTCGGCTGCAGTCTGTGGCCAGTTATCTGCCTCAACAAGAGAGTAAGTCTTAAACCTCCCATGACATGAGTTGGACAGTTTAACTCTCCCTTACATCAGCGCTGATTACTCAGGGGCTGTTATCGTAATTCAGCTGCATTGGTCTAAGTGTAGAGGGTCATAACAGCCCCTGTGCAGAAATGATGCATTAGGCAGCTCCTATCCTCTTTTTCCTAGCTCAAGGGTGTGCCATTTAAAAGTGGTGTTACCACTCCGAATTACTGACAACAAAGTGGAAATTACTAGCTGGTAAATTGGGAGTTCAGTCCGTAAATCCTCACACTGTGGCAGTTTACCGTTACCTGTTAAAGTGTGTAACTGAGTTATCAGTATTTCGCTGCTTGCATTGACGTACATGCATTTGTTCTCTCTTCCAAAAGACAAGACGGTCTATTCAGAAGTTGTTAGAGTGGGAAAATAACCGACTATACCACAAGGTAAGAAAGATGCCAAATTGCACACTGGCACCTGTGTGAAAGTGCTTCATTGTCTGCGTCGGTGTGCGGTGGAAGTTGAGCATCAATCGTGATGGACAATGACCGTTATTCTGCTTTGTAAACTCTAACCTGCCACATAAGCCCCTCAAAGCTGTTTGAGTCAGATCTGCTGCACGAGGTCTGAGAGGATGGAGAGGTCAGCAGTAAAAGGCCatgttaattttgttttgtctcgCAGCAACAAATTACAGCTAGTAGCTGTGCAAAGGTATAAAGGAAGCTCTTCAGGGTGTCTGGCCACAGTTTGACCCCAGCGAGACCAGACAGTCCTGCTCCCAGTTTCCCCTGACACTGAAGAGGagatttcagacagattttcttttgtgtgcatctgtgcgtgtgtgtctttgtgtctgttcaGAGCGAGGTGAGAGGTGAGAGAGAGGTTCATTCATTGTGTCTGTGGCTTTTCTTCTCTTGTCAGCTGGGGCTGCACTGGAAACTcagtaaaagaaaatgtgaaagcaGTAACATGATGGAATATGTAAGTAGGCTGTCACAACAAAGCAATGATACATCTTTTCATGAAGTTGTTTCCACTAGCAAGTCATCTGATCTGTAGTTTTGATCATTCATTTGTCTGTAGAATAGTAAAGATTGTCTTCATTTCCTAGAGCCCAATGGtataaatgtctttttctgtttgaccAGCAGTCTGAAATGCAAACTTTGTTTTAATAAATGGCCAAGAAAAGGAACGCTTtctcacatttaaggagctaAAGCCAGTAAACGTTTggcatttttgtgtaaaaaaatgaattatggaatcctgttattttatttttatacgtTTGACCAGAGATCAACTAATATTTAACTGCACCTTTATAGAAGGATAGTTTATAAAGAATGGATTTTGGCACTAATTATAAGGAAAACTAAGGTAGTAGCACACTTTACTTTCCCTGCACAGTAGATCAGCTGGATGTTAAATTGTGAAATTGGTCTGTAAACAAACTTAAAATTCAATACACACATGCCAAGTAGATTTTTACATACAAAGAATctgatttggtgttttggtATGTAATAGTAAGTTGCCTTTTTATTAGGTACAGCCAGCTAAAACAATCACAGTCTGCAGTTTTGTAATAAATCCTCTCTTCATGAAGCTTgtaatgttcagtttttgttgtcacTGTACTAAAGAGGTGTTGGATGTAGTTTGTGATGCTGCTGAAATGTATTGTACTGCGcaatttttctgttatttagcCATCTGTCATTAATATAAATGAGGTGGTAGGAGGTTTGCCGAATAAATAAGCaatatataaatgtgttttttcaattATTATTTACTTGATTTACAGCAGTTAATTTCCAGAGAAGATAATTGTATATAAACTCAACACACTTAACCTATATGTATTAATTATAACCAAATTACATGCTTCCTTGCAGTAAACGATTTAGCAAATTCTCatgaaatgacaggaaaataaagaatttaTCCTCTCTCAGATGTAGTTTCTGCTCTTGTTAACACAGTCCCATTTCAGAATTGTaattagttttgtctttttctctctacAGGTGATTCTTATAGAATTCTTACCCAAATATCCTATATTCCGACCGGACTGAGGAGCCTGTTCCCAGACTGGATGAGTGGCCCTTGAATCTTATCCTTAGTGCCttgtatatacagtatgttgGAATAAGGGTCTGCACCGGCGTGTCTCGTGACGACGCTGTACATCTCCCAGTACCTTGTACATTAGAATTTGCAACACTGTCACTTTGCTTTAGAgcagattttgcacattttcccgACAGAACTAGACATGTCCCCTTTGTTGCACTctgacgtgtttttttttttgttacatgttgaaaaacaagtgaaactCTCGAAAAGTGCATTTACCCCAAAGAGCCGTCGACCTGTATCCTATCTATTATATCAGTAATCCCTTGCAAAGAATGTGATGCCTCCACCTTCCGTAACTATCCTTGCCTTatgtatgattaaaaaaaaaaaaagaagcgaaAACTCTTCATTGTAACAGGAGGAGGAAGGCTTTGGGTGATTCAACAAGCCTGTAGCTTCAGATGCTGTTTGTTGGGTTTCCTCTCTTTGAATCCAGTTCTTTGCAGGTAGATGGGACGGTTGACATTGCCTAACGTACAGTGTACGTCATCACCCTGTGTTTCGTCTTTGCCCTCTGTACATGGGAACTAGCTAGTAAAAGAACTTGACCTGTAAATACCATGTTAGAATAAGCTGTACAGTGGTATACCATTGTTTACATAAAGTTACTTAGTTCTTTAGTTTTTTGCCAATATATTGCTGTACCATAGTTTTGATTAATGAAAGATGTCTACGTACCTTTCTAGTTTATATGGACCTGTTTACCTTGTAAGCCATATAGTGACAGTGTACCTGATGCCAGAGTTAGGACTGATTATTGCACTTGAACCCAGAAGAAAGTCAGGATTTCAGACCACAGAACATCCTGAGTTCACCCAGTGACGGCAGCAGTGCACGTTATCGTGTGGTTTTTGCCAATGAAGACGACGTTCAGCGACTCGTCATCCGTTAAAGCCGGAGATAGTTTCGAAAATCCTGATTTAAACTCTGCACTTCcgctcttttctttttttctcaatttaaCCCAACTTTGCAttaattttgtagttttgtacTTTCCCCTGTGCTGTGTTTTGGTCCTCCTCATGTGTTAGGAAGCATCCACAGTACACGATGTATCGAGCAgatggttcctttgtttcagtCTCGAGTGTTGCTGTTTTCCTGAATCTTAGTCAAGAGATTGCAGCATTGCTTTGTATTAGAGTGCCTCTGGAATAGTTGAAGAACCACAGAGAAGTACAGGCTGAAATCAGTCCTCCTGTACAAAGGAGACTTTAAGTCCTCCTTCCAGTATTGTCCCTGTtacaattcttgtaaatgtttgtcATGATGACCTAATCCCTATGGAGAGAAAATAAATTGTTGATTTTggttttctctctgctgctgcttccttttTCATTTGAAACCATTCCTGATGTTTTAATGTCACTCAAAAATCAGATGATGAGCTCTGCCGAGGCTCTTTGACTGCAGCATGCTGCTCTGCTACCAGAAATGTGGCTGTTTGTCATGTTTAACAAGGTGCTGAATCGTTAACTTTAACAAGACAGGCAGCAGTTACTCAAGAACACATTTGTAAAACGGAGGAATGCTGTTACCATAACCTGCTGCTACTTTCTAATGTTACACACCGGTGGTCAGAGGAGAAAATACTGCACCGTCTTTCTACTGTATCTCACCACAACCCCCAACGACTGAGGTGGAGGGCGTCACTTCAGGGTGGCTGGTTTTTATggtcctttgttttttttgttttcacattcacaGTCTGTCTCTGTTTGGACTGAAGAAGTTTGTCCTGCTGCAATCATTCTGGCTCATCTGCCACGGCTTGGTTAATTTAGAGTACAATTATTCATTGTAGCACAACATGACGTGCCACCAGACTTTAGCACCAAATTCAACCAAGCAGTTTGTATTCAGGATAAAATTAAAATTGCCTCAATAGTGCTCAATAATCGATACATCTGGtttaactgacttttttttttaaatctcaaagcaagaaaattaaatatattgtcATTTAAGTTTGCAACAAATAGCATTTGTAACATAAATATATTCAAATCAGCATTTTTGTTCATGTACAGGGCATTTACACTAAATCATACACTGATTTCTTCTACTTTTGAATGCTTTTTAGATGACTGCTTTTTACGGCAATGGAAAGAATCTACTATATTTACTGAGGCACTGTGCTTTCATACAGCTTTCTACTTCATATTTGCGATTTATGATGCTTTATACTTCTACTGCACTGTATTTTGGGgagaaatgttgctgtttttactctactacatttatttgacagcttAGTTTAGGCGATACTTTGATAATtttaatgaacagaaaatatgatgagttattttttatattttcattagtTCACCGATAAGAATAATGTAAGGGAGCCGCTGAGATGCTAAAAAATTACTTCTTGTgcaaatgagatgaaaatatCAGCTTTGAAAACATTGGTTTCTCCAAAGATTTAACACGTTTGAATACATCTTGCCACTAATTCTTATCTAATATTAAGAATTTTAAATGCTGACTTTTAATTTGTAGTGTAGTATTTTTGCATTCTGGTAGTTATCCAaatacttcttccaccactaGTTGCTCATATTtattagtgtctgtttgtgaaaCTTATATATGTAATTATGCATCAAATGAAACtggttttaatttgttgtttgttttcctgcacaATCACTAATGTGTCTCATTGTTTAAAAGAGCAGTGAAGGTTTTAAATGAGCAAGAAAATCAGAACAGCCTATATAAGCCCTCCAGTATTTTCTAGAGTTATTTTAAACCACCAGTCTCATTTGACCACCTTTAATTCTTTATGTACATGTGCAAAGTAAAAGCTATAAAGAGAAAAACGTGTTCTCACAAGTGTGTAACAGTCTAAAATGTGTCCACGtctttctgctttctgtccACTAGGGGTCAGACTGAACAGGCTGATCAACTACTATACAGTCTGCTGGACAATAAgtcattctgtgattttataaCTACCTTCCATCAGGAAATTATTGCCGGTTTATAATCCTCATCATAAGCAGGTAGAGTCCACTAACATGTAAGTTGCAGTAATGTCATTGACAATTAAGATGTGCAAGATAACGTATCTGAGACTCACTTTTTGTGTTCCTTACTACACTCTTTGCTCTCCTCCCGCAACACTTTTAGAAGCCAGATAAACAAAAGCACAGCGTGATTTGATACGATTTTATTGAACACAATGTAACAGTGGACGGGCTAACACACATACCACCTGTTGTATATTCGTATTTCA containing:
- the chic1 gene encoding cysteine-rich hydrophobic domain-containing protein 1 encodes the protein MSVLLPNMADFDTIYELEDEEDEHVVSDEHLPRYCPEPVVMRGAGHITVFGLSNRFDTEFPSVLTGKVAPEEFKTSISRVNACLKKNLPVNVKWLLCGCLCCCCTVGCSLWPVICLNKRTRRSIQKLLEWENNRLYHKLGLHWKLSKRKCESSNMMEYVILIEFLPKYPIFRPD